In Methylacidiphilum infernorum V4, a single window of DNA contains:
- the polX gene encoding DNA polymerase/3'-5' exonuclease PolX: MAKKKKENQSPTSDASQVEVPKKVLSPAKKVDKQTVVSVLEGIATLLELKGENPFKSRAYRTAARVIDSLAEELDDLVAQGRLKGIKGIGEGIGEKITQLITTGSLPYYEELKKEFPASLLEILEIPGVGPKRAKILYEELGIKDIDSLEKACKEHRIAVLAGFGPKSEENILLGISQFRSFAAYHRYGDLINIVEELLDYLKKNPSIVHVHVAGSFRRGKEIVKDLDFICTSGTPQAVMDYFVRFPQVSRIVNHGETKSTVLLEKGISCDLRVVPDEDYAYALLHFTGSKEHNVALRQRAIAQGKKLSEWGLFRVSRAQERETAEGESEDNPQLVQPFESKIPCRSEKDIYASLGLAYIPPELRENMGEIEAAEKNEIPRLVEWEDIRGVFHCHTTESDGRSSLEEMAKAAMDMGLEYLGIADHSKSSFQANGLSEERVYAQVEKIKNMNARWKNFRLLSGIECDILKEGKLDFPDSLLKELDYVVASLHAGFSSDEDDNTQRLIKAMENPYVTMLGHPTGRLLLVRKPYPVNMDKVIDCAAKTGCWIELNAQPMRLDMDWRLWKTARDKGVKCVINPDAHHFKEIAFFKIGVNIARKGWLRKEDVINCLPLKEVIQALQIKGRKKKGLNS; the protein is encoded by the coding sequence ATGGCAAAGAAAAAAAAGGAAAATCAGTCCCCGACTTCAGACGCTTCACAAGTCGAAGTTCCAAAAAAAGTTCTTTCCCCGGCGAAGAAAGTGGATAAACAGACGGTCGTTTCTGTTCTTGAAGGCATCGCCACTTTGCTTGAATTGAAAGGGGAAAATCCCTTTAAATCCAGGGCTTATCGAACAGCTGCAAGGGTAATTGACTCTTTAGCCGAGGAGCTGGACGATCTGGTCGCCCAAGGACGTCTCAAGGGGATAAAAGGCATTGGGGAGGGAATTGGAGAAAAAATAACCCAGCTGATCACTACGGGGAGCCTGCCCTATTACGAAGAATTGAAAAAAGAGTTTCCTGCCAGTCTCTTAGAGATACTTGAGATTCCGGGAGTGGGACCCAAGAGAGCAAAGATTCTTTATGAGGAACTCGGGATTAAAGATATTGATTCTTTGGAGAAAGCATGCAAGGAACATCGGATCGCCGTATTAGCCGGTTTTGGTCCAAAGTCCGAAGAAAACATCCTTTTAGGAATTAGTCAATTCCGCTCTTTTGCCGCCTACCATCGGTACGGGGATCTCATCAACATCGTAGAAGAGCTCCTTGATTATCTGAAAAAAAATCCTTCAATTGTTCATGTTCATGTTGCCGGGAGTTTTCGGAGGGGAAAAGAGATCGTAAAAGATCTTGATTTTATATGTACTTCCGGAACACCGCAGGCCGTCATGGATTATTTCGTGCGGTTTCCCCAAGTAAGTCGCATTGTCAATCATGGAGAAACGAAATCCACGGTGTTACTGGAAAAAGGTATTTCCTGTGATCTGCGCGTTGTCCCGGATGAAGATTATGCTTATGCTCTCCTTCATTTTACAGGAAGCAAGGAACATAACGTGGCCTTGCGGCAAAGAGCGATTGCCCAGGGCAAAAAACTATCCGAATGGGGACTTTTCCGGGTGTCGAGAGCACAAGAAAGAGAAACGGCTGAAGGAGAATCCGAGGATAACCCTCAGCTTGTTCAACCTTTTGAATCCAAGATTCCATGCCGGAGCGAAAAAGACATTTATGCATCCTTGGGTCTTGCCTACATTCCTCCAGAACTGAGAGAAAACATGGGCGAGATTGAAGCTGCTGAAAAAAATGAAATCCCAAGACTCGTGGAATGGGAAGATATTCGGGGAGTTTTCCATTGTCATACAACCGAAAGCGACGGCAGGAGTAGCTTGGAAGAGATGGCCAAGGCAGCCATGGACATGGGATTAGAATACCTGGGTATAGCCGATCACTCGAAATCTTCTTTTCAAGCTAATGGGCTGAGTGAAGAAAGAGTATATGCCCAGGTTGAAAAAATAAAAAACATGAATGCCCGGTGGAAAAATTTCCGGTTATTGAGCGGTATCGAGTGTGACATCTTGAAAGAAGGGAAATTGGATTTTCCCGACTCCTTGCTCAAAGAGCTGGATTATGTCGTTGCTTCTCTTCATGCCGGTTTTTCTAGCGATGAAGATGATAATACCCAAAGGCTTATAAAAGCCATGGAGAATCCTTACGTGACAATGTTAGGGCATCCGACGGGAAGATTATTGTTGGTCAGAAAACCTTATCCTGTAAACATGGACAAGGTTATTGATTGCGCCGCAAAGACAGGTTGTTGGATAGAGTTAAATGCTCAGCCTATGCGGCTGGATATGGACTGGAGACTATGGAAAACAGCTAGAGATAAAGGGGTAAAGTGCGTTATCAATCCTGACGCACACCACTTCAAAGAAATCGCTTTCTTTAAGATTGGAGTCAATATCGCCCGTAAAGGGTGGCTGCGCAAAGAAGATGTTATCAACTGCCTCCCTCTCAAAGAAGTAATCCAAGCTTTACAGATCAAGGGAAGAAAGAAAAAGGGTTTGAACAGTTAA
- a CDS encoding cytochrome-c peroxidase translates to MHKVSGFFLCFICLPLLSFFSSNPGYSQEIAPDKVKTIFGIVPKVAENPSNPVTPEKVNLGRYLFFEPRLSKSSKISCNSCHSLANSGVDGLPTSIGHKWQIGPRNAPTVLNAALEFTQFWDGRAKDVEEQAMGPMLNPKEMASTKELVVQRLKSIPQYVEMFKKAFPDETDPVSFENAAKAIAAFERTLITPSRFDRYMDGDLSALSPEEKEGLKTFIQTGCISCHNGTGIGGGMFQKFGLVHKVSWLQDLGRFEVTNNPADKYVFKVPSLRNVAKTAPYFNNGHTWSLEEAVKTMGYVQLGKNLTDEEVKKIVSFLGSLSAEPPLQVTLPNLPPSTPQTPKPMP, encoded by the coding sequence ATGCACAAGGTCAGTGGGTTTTTTCTCTGTTTTATCTGTTTGCCCCTTCTTTCCTTTTTTTCCTCGAACCCCGGTTATTCTCAAGAAATTGCTCCTGATAAAGTCAAAACCATCTTCGGCATCGTCCCCAAAGTTGCAGAAAATCCTTCTAATCCCGTTACTCCTGAGAAGGTCAACTTGGGGCGCTATCTCTTTTTTGAACCCAGGCTTTCAAAGAGTTCTAAAATCAGTTGCAATTCCTGCCATAGCTTGGCTAATAGCGGGGTTGATGGCCTGCCGACTTCAATCGGTCATAAATGGCAAATCGGTCCAAGAAATGCTCCCACGGTATTGAATGCGGCCTTGGAATTCACCCAATTTTGGGACGGTCGAGCCAAGGATGTCGAAGAACAAGCCATGGGACCGATGCTAAATCCCAAGGAAATGGCCTCGACCAAGGAACTCGTGGTCCAAAGGCTGAAAAGTATCCCCCAATACGTGGAAATGTTCAAGAAAGCATTTCCTGATGAAACCGATCCGGTCAGTTTTGAGAACGCGGCAAAAGCGATAGCTGCCTTTGAACGCACCCTCATAACCCCGTCTCGTTTTGACCGATACATGGACGGAGACCTGTCGGCGTTAAGTCCCGAAGAAAAAGAAGGACTGAAGACTTTTATCCAGACCGGTTGTATTTCCTGCCATAATGGAACGGGTATTGGAGGAGGAATGTTCCAAAAATTCGGCTTGGTCCACAAGGTTAGCTGGTTGCAGGACCTGGGGAGATTCGAGGTCACCAACAACCCGGCGGATAAATATGTTTTCAAAGTTCCTTCTCTACGCAACGTGGCTAAAACCGCTCCCTATTTCAACAATGGTCATACTTGGTCTTTAGAAGAGGCGGTAAAAACGATGGGGTATGTGCAGCTTGGAAAGAATTTAACCGATGAAGAAGTAAAGAAAATCGTGAGCTTCCTCGGCAGTCTTTCTGCAGAACCTCCCCTGCAAGTTACTCTACCCAATCTCCCTCCTTCGACACCACAAACCCCAAAACCAATGCCTTAA
- the hemL gene encoding glutamate-1-semialdehyde 2,1-aminomutase, translating to MDFVLSEKLWKEAQEIFPGGVNSPVRSFQSVGGFPFYVSRAKGSKITDVDGNDYTDYVCSWGALIHGHAHPAVVRAVGEALKDGTSYGANSPLEIKLARLIQSAMPSIEKIRFVNSGTEACMTAIRIARGVSGREKIMKFEGCYHGHSDSLLVKAGSGALTTAVPNSAGIPPCLSSLTLVLPWNDRQTLLEAFKRQGKETAAVILEPVLANCGLIPPEEGFLECLFKTAREYGTLVIFDEVITGFRLALGGAQEIFGIQPDLTVLGKIIGGGLPVGAVGGKKEIMDSLSPLGSVYQAGTLSGNPLAMAAGIAQLEQIKKAPPYSHLETLGSELESAIKDIQRKLPIPFQFNRRGSLFSFFFTAKNIRSATDVYSVDKKRFSCFFTSLLHSGIFLPPSPFETAFLSTAHSETDIDELVKFVYDILKKMP from the coding sequence ATGGACTTCGTGCTCTCTGAAAAATTATGGAAAGAAGCCCAGGAAATTTTTCCTGGCGGAGTCAATTCTCCCGTTCGTTCTTTTCAATCGGTAGGCGGCTTCCCTTTTTATGTCAGCCGAGCGAAAGGTTCAAAAATCACCGATGTCGATGGAAACGACTATACCGATTATGTCTGTTCATGGGGAGCTTTAATTCATGGTCATGCCCATCCTGCCGTTGTGCGGGCCGTGGGAGAAGCCCTTAAAGACGGAACGAGTTACGGCGCAAACAGCCCGCTTGAAATCAAGCTTGCCCGGCTTATCCAGTCCGCCATGCCTTCGATCGAAAAAATCCGGTTCGTCAACAGTGGAACCGAGGCATGCATGACCGCTATAAGAATAGCCAGGGGAGTGAGTGGAAGAGAAAAGATAATGAAGTTTGAAGGATGTTATCATGGACACTCGGATAGCCTTTTGGTCAAAGCCGGTTCTGGAGCTCTCACTACGGCTGTACCCAACAGCGCCGGCATTCCTCCATGTCTTTCCTCTTTAACTCTCGTTCTTCCCTGGAATGACAGGCAAACTCTTCTTGAAGCTTTTAAACGACAGGGCAAAGAAACGGCTGCCGTTATCCTCGAACCGGTGCTGGCGAACTGCGGATTAATTCCTCCCGAAGAGGGTTTTTTAGAATGCCTCTTTAAGACGGCTCGAGAATATGGAACTCTTGTCATATTCGACGAGGTGATTACAGGTTTTAGATTGGCCTTGGGCGGGGCACAGGAAATTTTCGGAATTCAACCTGACCTGACCGTGCTTGGGAAAATCATTGGTGGAGGATTGCCCGTGGGGGCTGTTGGAGGCAAAAAAGAGATCATGGACAGCCTATCTCCACTGGGAAGTGTTTACCAAGCCGGGACACTCAGCGGCAATCCCCTGGCTATGGCCGCGGGCATTGCTCAACTTGAACAGATCAAAAAAGCACCACCCTACAGCCATCTAGAAACTTTAGGAAGTGAGCTTGAATCGGCAATAAAAGACATTCAAAGAAAGCTACCAATCCCTTTTCAGTTCAATCGACGCGGATCCCTGTTCAGCTTTTTCTTTACCGCAAAAAACATTCGATCCGCTACCGATGTTTATAGCGTAGATAAAAAGCGATTTTCTTGTTTCTTTACCTCCCTTCTCCATTCAGGCATATTTCTTCCCCCTTCCCCTTTTGAAACCGCTTTTTTGAGTACAGCCCACAGCGAAACTGACATTGATGAACTGGTCAAGTTCGTTTATGATATTTTAAAGAAGATGCCATGA
- a CDS encoding RNA-guided endonuclease InsQ/TnpB family protein: MLISHKIALDPNNAQATYFAKAAGTARFAYNWALEQWQKQYEAWKADKRLPKPSQYSLRRQLNAIKREQFPWMLEVTKCAPQMAIIQLGQAFANFFAGRARYPQFRKKGRDDRFTLTNDQFEVDGCRIRIPNLGWVRMREPLRFTGKIVSATVSRVADRWFASITVDAPGLHLPKAENQGAVGVDLGLTALATLSTGEKVPGPKPHKARLGRLRRLSRSLSRKAKGSANRRKAKVKLARLHARIANSRMDALHKLSAGLTRRFSIIGVEDLNVRGMMGNRRLARSIAAGGFFEFRRQLEYKAAMRGSVVVVADRFYASSKTCSACGYELETLPLSAREWTCPACGAIHDRDLNAAKNLERLALATASSAGNHACGEEGSGLAFRAKRTASVKQEASFVDG; encoded by the coding sequence ATGCTGATTTCCCACAAAATAGCCCTTGATCCGAACAACGCGCAGGCGACCTATTTTGCCAAGGCTGCGGGCACGGCACGCTTCGCCTACAACTGGGCGCTGGAGCAGTGGCAAAAGCAGTACGAGGCATGGAAGGCCGACAAGAGATTGCCCAAGCCATCGCAGTATTCCTTGCGCCGCCAGCTCAACGCCATCAAGCGCGAGCAGTTCCCCTGGATGCTGGAAGTCACCAAATGTGCCCCGCAGATGGCGATTATTCAGCTGGGGCAGGCGTTTGCGAACTTCTTCGCGGGTCGAGCGCGGTATCCACAATTTCGCAAGAAAGGCCGTGACGACCGTTTCACCCTTACCAACGATCAGTTTGAGGTTGACGGCTGCCGCATTCGCATCCCGAATCTTGGCTGGGTGCGCATGCGCGAGCCGTTGCGCTTCACCGGTAAGATCGTGTCGGCCACGGTCTCCCGGGTGGCCGACCGATGGTTCGCCAGCATCACAGTAGACGCTCCCGGGCTGCATCTACCCAAAGCCGAGAACCAAGGCGCGGTGGGTGTGGACTTGGGCCTGACCGCGCTGGCAACGCTCTCGACGGGGGAGAAGGTGCCTGGCCCCAAGCCGCACAAGGCGCGGCTGGGCCGCTTGCGCAGGCTCTCGCGGAGCCTCTCGCGCAAGGCCAAGGGATCGGCCAACCGGCGAAAGGCCAAGGTAAAGCTGGCTAGGCTGCACGCTCGAATCGCCAACAGCCGCATGGACGCCCTGCACAAGCTGTCGGCCGGCCTCACGCGTCGGTTTTCGATCATCGGCGTCGAGGACCTGAATGTGCGTGGAATGATGGGCAACCGGCGTCTTGCCCGTTCCATCGCAGCCGGCGGTTTCTTCGAGTTCCGGCGGCAGCTGGAGTACAAGGCCGCTATGCGGGGAAGCGTGGTGGTGGTTGCGGATCGGTTCTACGCCAGCAGCAAGACGTGTTCGGCGTGCGGGTACGAGTTGGAAACCTTGCCGCTGTCGGCGCGGGAGTGGACTTGCCCGGCCTGCGGTGCGATCCACGACCGCGACCTGAACGCGGCGAAAAATCTTGAGCGCCTGGCGCTCGCTACGGCGAGTTCCGCCGGAAATCACGCCTGCGGAGAGGAAGGCTCTGGCTTGGCGTTTCGCGCCAAGCGAACCGCCTCGGTGAAGCAGGAAGCCAGCTTTGTCGATGGCTGA
- a CDS encoding SpoIVB peptidase S55 domain-containing protein — protein sequence MTLLLRLVFVVWVSLVFFLSTGQFCLGSESNSAVEYYPKEKLKPGMRGITYTVLQGDKIEPLQTEILGIAKNYIGPGLDLIIAKLVDPKTAVIGAVHGMSGSPLYVDGKLVGALSRRIASFEKDGHCGFTPIEDMLKVERMENQNLGSPSSYLSLGNSSSWNLIGPRRPGGLLQQRTDWLAVPLTVSGINQNLFEKYLKRFGWEKFPFLVVSGGSGSSSLTVQPESLQPGSPVSAVMMTGDISIGGTGTLTWRKGINVLAFGHPMFGFGKSDLPMAMAEVITTIPSYETPYKLANIGSVIGTILEDRLSAIGGKIGPIPPMASYSLKRIHDDKMLKPLEGRFISHPSLSPMLVNLALAEALSSTDNSSRTFSVKVEGKVLFENLPPLFLGGFYSGHDTDIIDATMEITKPLNILFEQPWIEPKIKSLDLSVVSSEKEKVWMVEKIYTDSQRYKPSSQVHLQLELKEKYGEKLLRSVQFNIPSTVGASTTLTVRVLSGNILDKIILDKKIQDISDAKELVEALNARHKTNSLYIQLVAESPGEVRAGHELPSLPLSLTVLSNASNVSRLTVQDNEEILTETEMELPGMVWADKAVKIEVQ from the coding sequence ATGACTCTTTTATTACGCCTCGTTTTCGTGGTTTGGGTTTCCCTGGTTTTCTTTCTTTCCACGGGGCAATTTTGCCTGGGTTCCGAAAGCAACTCTGCTGTGGAATATTATCCGAAAGAAAAGCTTAAACCCGGAATGCGGGGTATTACTTATACCGTCTTACAAGGAGATAAAATTGAACCCCTCCAAACGGAGATCCTGGGTATAGCTAAAAACTACATCGGGCCGGGGCTCGACCTGATCATCGCCAAGCTCGTCGACCCCAAAACGGCGGTGATTGGAGCCGTTCATGGCATGAGCGGCAGTCCTCTCTACGTGGATGGGAAACTTGTAGGGGCATTGTCCCGTCGGATTGCTTCCTTTGAAAAAGATGGCCACTGTGGTTTTACCCCGATAGAAGATATGCTTAAGGTCGAAAGGATGGAGAATCAAAACCTCGGTTCTCCTTCGTCGTATCTTTCTTTAGGGAACAGCTCCTCCTGGAATCTTATCGGACCTCGTCGCCCCGGGGGACTTTTGCAACAAAGAACGGATTGGCTGGCTGTCCCTCTTACGGTTAGCGGCATCAACCAAAATCTTTTTGAAAAGTATCTCAAGCGATTCGGCTGGGAAAAATTTCCCTTCCTGGTTGTTTCCGGTGGATCTGGATCTTCCTCTTTGACCGTCCAACCTGAATCTTTGCAACCGGGTTCTCCCGTCTCCGCCGTCATGATGACAGGAGATATTTCTATAGGAGGAACCGGTACCTTGACATGGAGAAAGGGGATCAACGTTCTAGCTTTTGGTCATCCCATGTTCGGATTCGGCAAAAGCGATCTTCCCATGGCCATGGCTGAAGTCATTACGACCATCCCCAGCTATGAAACCCCTTATAAACTGGCGAATATCGGTTCCGTTATAGGAACTATACTGGAGGATCGGCTTTCGGCAATCGGAGGCAAAATAGGCCCTATTCCTCCCATGGCTTCTTACAGCTTGAAAAGGATCCACGATGATAAAATGCTGAAGCCTCTAGAAGGGCGATTTATATCGCATCCTTCCCTCTCTCCCATGCTCGTCAATCTTGCCTTAGCCGAGGCCTTGTCTTCTACGGATAATTCCTCGCGAACGTTTTCAGTTAAAGTCGAGGGGAAGGTTCTTTTTGAAAATCTCCCTCCCCTTTTCCTGGGAGGGTTTTATTCGGGACATGATACCGATATCATCGATGCGACCATGGAAATTACCAAGCCGTTGAATATCCTTTTTGAACAACCTTGGATCGAACCCAAAATCAAGTCCTTGGACCTTTCCGTTGTTTCTTCTGAAAAAGAAAAGGTATGGATGGTCGAAAAGATCTATACCGATTCTCAAAGATATAAACCTTCTTCTCAAGTCCATCTCCAGCTTGAACTGAAAGAAAAGTATGGAGAAAAACTCCTGCGCAGTGTCCAGTTCAATATCCCCTCAACGGTGGGTGCTTCCACGACCTTGACGGTGCGCGTTCTTTCCGGCAATATCCTTGACAAGATTATCTTGGATAAAAAGATCCAGGATATATCCGACGCAAAGGAGCTTGTTGAGGCCCTGAATGCAAGACATAAAACCAATAGCCTTTACATACAACTTGTTGCCGAAAGTCCCGGAGAAGTCCGCGCAGGTCATGAACTGCCTTCCTTACCTCTTTCTTTAACCGTCCTTTCCAATGCATCAAACGTTTCCAGGCTGACCGTTCAGGACAACGAGGAGATATTAACAGAAACCGAAATGGAGCTCCCGGGCATGGTATGGGCAGACAAGGCCGTGAAAATTGAAGTCCAGTAA